The following proteins come from a genomic window of Cydia pomonella isolate Wapato2018A chromosome 28, ilCydPomo1, whole genome shotgun sequence:
- the LOC133533064 gene encoding protein PFC0760c-like codes for MPYYCTVPRCTSMAGKAKNVSFHQFPRDEELAKLWNRILKRGKPYTKYSKVCSLHFKPEDYTITSVGKNKGQWRTLRKDAIPSQNLPSESPVPYTRQSPGCWVANQPTLTDPLVQQQMAQAIYMQTMLAMQAAGASDPLAVSDQPTPLPESANPSPSSSSLSEIELLLRRDTEHPKEVTYKCHECSKCFKDPDVFILHKRNHKNNTTQLEKENYSTNIQDREETLRANPILANLLKSSMRHEPETNMSNILTVENQIMAALASNMEAYIRTLSSMLSNQANRETQENNDDNDQDGSDYDNETKDANKVECEDTDKEDSMCIDTNKDEKPMDENDIKDEEDIYDRLKVPVTACVSRIETHIDENHVFSNDVSAADNSIKDECKDTDENQSDDKFMNDNESIEKIQEALNNHEDYEIKTENNEERIETQNEALVYKYHENSNETKMLDDVTSIEEMKETIVDENHVNAVNNVVDNTTTEESDDEYLARRDNKANNGNKEAFIDDYKPNDAINENDREEKMFDDNGKLDQANPECDSLVDTELITLELET; via the exons ATGCCATATTACTGCACAGTGCCGCGTTGTACATCGATGGCCGGTAAAGCCAAGAATGTATCGTTTCATCAATTTCCAAGAGACGAGGAGCTTGCAAAGCTATGGAATCGCATACTAAAGAGAGGAAAGCCTTACACTAAGTACTCTAAAGTGTGTAGTTTGCATTTTAAGCCGGAAGATTATACTATAACGAGCGTGGGAAAAAATAAGG gacaATGGAGAACCCTCCGGAAGGATGCCATCCCATCACAGAACCTTCCCTCAGAGTCCCCGGTGCCCTACACGAGGCAATCCCCGGGATGTTGGGTGGCCAACCAACCTACATTGACAGATCCACTG GTGCAACAGCAAATGGCGCAAGCCATATACATGCAGACGATGCTCGCTATGCAGGCTGCTGGCGCGTCCGACCCCCTCGCTGTGAGCG ATCAACCAACTCCCTTGCCTGAATCAGCCAATCCAAGCCCCTCGAGCAGTTCTCTCTCTGAGATAGAGCTCCTACTACGACGAGACACAGAACATCCGAAAGAGGTCACCTATAAATGCCATGAATGCTCCAAATGCTTTAAAGACCCAGATGTATTCATACTCCACAAAAGGAACCATAAGAACAACACCACACAACTCGAAAAAGAAAACTATAGCACTAATATTCAAGATCGAGAGGAAACACTAAGAGCAAATCCAATTTTAGCAAATTTGCTAAAGTCTAGTATGAGACATGAACCTGAAACAAATATGTCAAATATATTGACAGTTGAGAACCAAATCATGGCAGCTTTAGCTTCTAATATGGAGGCATATATAAGAACATTATCATCTATGTTATCGAACCAAGCTAATAGAGAAACACAGGAAaataatgatgataatgatcAAGATGGTTCTGATTATGACAATGAGACAAAAGATGCAAATAAAGTTGAATGTGAAGATACAGATAAAGAAGATAGTATGTGCATAGATACGAATAAAGATGAAAAGCCTATGGATGAAAATGATATAAAAGATGAAGAAGATATATATGACAGACTTAAAGTCCCAGTCACGGCGTGTGTAAGTCGAATAGAAACACATATAGACGAAAATCACGTTTTTTCTAATGATGTTAGTGCTGCAGATAATTCAATAAAAGATGAGTGTAAAGATACAGATGAAAACCAAAGTGATGATAAATTTATGAATGATAATGAAtccatagaaaaaatacaggAGGCTTTAAATAATCATGaagattatgaaataaaaacagaaaacaaTGAAGAGAGGATTGAAACGCAAAATGAAGCACTAGTTTATAAATATCATGAGAATTCAAATGAAACGAAAATGCTTGATGATGTAACAAGCATAGAAGAAATGAAAGAAACCATAGTAGATGAAAATCACGTTAATGCAGTTAACAACGTAGTTGACAATACTACAACAGAAGAATCTGATGATGAATATCTCGCGAGAAGAGATAATAAGGCAAATAATGGAAATAAGGAGGCTTTTATAGATGATTACAAGCCAAATGATGCAATAAATGAAAATGACAGAGAAGAGAAAATGTTTGACGATAATGGTAAGTTAGATCAGGCTAATCCTGAATGTGATAGTCTTGTAGATACAGAGTTAATTACATTAGAATTAGAAACTTGA
- the LOC133532992 gene encoding uncharacterized protein LOC133532992 gives MESVLLKISPSSKKLLICGDYNVNILENSTVSCRLLNLFKSCNLNHMFMEPTRVTATSATCIDNIFTDIFPTAKNVISKLESDHLGQLMVFEAVRKNTLRKQITFVPVTSDRVERMKQSLIQALPFLSSNMSPNDMYNSFFHTFMENYNAIFTTKSVMVSDASVFSEWATAELHQRRRALYALYEERRFNTSDEFKEYVKKYSKKFKIDCHIAKRNYISQTIKTSSDIIKTTWKVINVETGRSKQRMKDLKLKIDDKIVDSSLDVATEFEKFFTEVPASTTKNLNSSPSSAVTLLEENVPECRGSPGDMTRWES, from the coding sequence atggaatccgtcctacttaaaatatcaccttctagtaagaaattacttatatgcggcgactataatgtaaatattttggaaaattcaacagtaagttgtagattgttgaatcttttcaaatcatgtaatctcaaccacatgtttatggagcctactagagtgactgccactagtgccacctgtatagataatattttcactgatatttttcctaccgctaaaaatgtaatcagcaagttagaatcagaccacttaggccaattaatggtgtttgaggctgtaaggaaaaataccttgcgaaaacaaataacttttgtaccagtaacctctgaccgcgtggaacgaatgaaacaaagtttaattcaggcgctaccctttctgtcttccaacatgagtcctaatgatatgtataattcattctttcacacttttatggaaaattataatgcgatatttactacaaaatcggtcatggttagtgatgcatcagtttttagtgagtgggctactgcagagttacatcaacgaagacgtgcattgtatgccttgtatgaggaacggcggttcaatacgagtgatgaatttaaggaatatgttaaaaaatattcgaagaagtttaaaatagattgccatatcgctaagcgtaattatataagtcaaacaataaaaactagctctgatataattaaaacaacgtggaaagtaattaatgtggagactggtagatcaaagcaaaggatgaaagatcttaaactaaaaattgatgacaaaatcgtagattccagtttagatgtagcaacagaatttgaaaaattcttcaccgaggtaccagcttccacaactaagaacttaaattcatcaccctcgtctgccgttacactgttagaagagaatgtcccagaatgtagggggagtccgggagatATGACCAGGTGGGAGAGTTGA